In Rhizobium sp. BT03, the sequence GGCAACCGCATAATCCGATTCCCCCGCCTGGATCGACAGGCGCGCCTCAAAGGCCTTGGCGGCGGCTTCCGACAGCGTGCTTGGATCGATCTCGGCGCGGCCGGTCGGAGACGAGCGGGCGCAGCGCTTGAACAGCTCGATGCGCTCCTCTTCCGGCAGATGGCCGACAAGCAGGCGGCCCGACGCCGTCCAGTTCAGCGGCACCCTTGTGCCGACGCGCGACGCCACCTGGAAGTGGCTCGGGCCATCGGCCATGGCAAGCACCAGCATATAATCACCGTCGCGGCCGCAGACCTGCACGGTTTCGCCGGCCTGGCGGCAGAGATCGTGCATTTCGTGGGTGGCGATGCTCATGAAATCCAGCGACCGGGCGTAGGCGAGCCCGTAGTGATAAAGCCGTGCGCCGAGCCAGATGGAACCATCAGCCTGGCGTGTCAGCATGTTCTTCTCGACCAGATCGTCGACGATGACGTAGACGGTCGACAGCGGCGCCTTCACGGCCTTGGCGATGGCATAGACACCGGCAGGCGATCCCGTCTCATAGAGATGATCGATCACCTGAAGCGCCCGGTCGATACCGCTGACGCGCGCGCGGCGCGCACCCTTGCCGGCGGCTTCCTCACCATGAATCTCGTCTTCGGCGTAAACTGCGGGTGATGTTTTTCCGTCCAATTCCATGCACCTCGTTAAAACTGCGATCATGTTACATTACTATGGCATAGCGGTCGCTGTGGCAAATCGCAACATTTTGTAGGTTGATCGTGCGGAGGAATGCGGCAGCTCTGTACGATGTGCCCACTCGGAAAGAACTCCATCAAAAACTTGGAACAACAAACCGCAGCCTGAGTTTGATCCTGAACCCAGGAGGTCATGATGACGAATTATCCGACACCGCCTTTCCCGTCCCAGAAACAGCCGATGCCCGGTTTTACCGCGCAGATGGACCCGGTTCCCGACCATGGCGAAAAAACCTATCGTGGTTCCGAACGGCTGAAGGGCAAGCGGGCGATCATCACCGGCGGCGATAGCGGCATCGGCCGGGCGGTGGCAATCGCTTATGCCAGGGAAGGCGCCGATATTGTAATTTCCTATCTCGACGAAGATGAGGATGCCGACGAGACGAAGCGGCTGGTCGAGGAGGCCGGCCGCAAGGCCGTGCTCGTCAGCGGCGATATCCAGGATCCGGCTCTGTGCCGGCAGATCGTCGAGACGGCGGTCAAGGAGCTGGGCGGTATCGACATTCTCGTCAACAATGCCGCCCATCAGGCGAGCTTCAAGAGCATCGACGAAATCAGCGACGACGAGTGGGAACTGACCTTCAAGGTCAATATCCACGCGATGTTCTACCTGACCAAGGCGGCCGTCCCGCATATGAAACCCGGCAGTTCAATCATCAACACCGCTTCGATCAACTCCGACAGCCCAAACCCGACGCTGCTCGCCTATGCGACGACCAAGGGCGCGATCCAGAATTTCACCGCCGGTCTTGCCCAGCTTCTGGCCGAGAAAGGCATTCGCGCCAATGCCGTGGCGCCGGGGCCGATCTGGACGCCGCTCATTCCCTCGACGCTGCCGGAAGACAGCGTCAGCAATTTCGGCAAGCAGGTGCCGATGAAACGGCCGGGCCAGCCGGCCGAGCTGGCGACAGCCTATGTGATGCTGGCCGATCCCTTGTCGAGCTATGTCTCCGGCACGACAATCGCGGTCACCGGCGGCAAGCCGATCCTTTGATGCAAGTCGCCTGGAATTGGCGGTTCCGAGGTAAAGACATGCATGAAACAAGGAGCTGAAGCGGGTCGATCTGATACGACGTGTTTCAGTTCGGCCTGCCGTAGCCGCCGCCGGTCGGCGTCGTGACGATCACGGCGTCGCCGGCGGCGAGCATTGTCTGGTCGCAGCCTTCAAGCCTTTCGACCTTGCCGTCCGCGCGGCGGATTTCGGTTTTCCCCAACTGCCCGTCCTCCCCGCCGAAAAGCCCGAAAGGCCGGATCGTTCGATGCGAGGAGAGAATGCTGCAATCCATCATTTCCAGAAAGCGGATGGTGCGCTCCGTGCCGCCGCCGGAACTATACTGCCCCTTTCCGCCGGAGCCGCGGCGGATATGGAAATCTTCGAGCACGACGGGGAAGCGGAATTCCAGCACCTCAGGATCGGTCAGGCGCGAATTGGTCATATGCGCGTGCACGCCGTCGGCGCCGCCGAAGCCGGTGCCGTCGTTGAGGAGGCCGGCGGGGCCGCCGGCGCAGATCGTCTCGTAATATTGATAGGCGGCGTTGCCGAAGGTCAGGTTGTTCATCGAGCCCTGGGCTGCCGCCAGCGTCCCGAGCGCCCCGAACAGCGCATTCGTCACATGCTGGCTGGTCTCGACATTGCCGGCGACGACGGCGGCCGGATAGGCCGGGCGCAGCATCGACCCTTCGGGCACGATGATCCGGATCGGCCTGAGGCAGCCGGCATTCATCGGGATCGGCTGCTCGACCATGACGCGGAAGACATAGAGCACGGCAGCGCGCGTCACCGGTTCCGGCGCATTGAAATTGGTCGGCTGCTGCGCGCTCGTGCCGGTGAAATCGACCGTCGCTTCACGCGCCTGCCTGTCGACGGTGATCTTCACCTTGATGACGGCGCCCTGATCCGTCGGATAGGTGAATTCGCTGTCGCTCAAGCGCGCGATCACCCGGCGCACACTTTCCTCGGCATTGTCCTGCACATGGCCCATATAGGCCTCGACCACATCAAGCCCGAAATGGGCGACCATCTTGCGCAATTCCCAAACGCCCTTTTCGTTGGCGGCGATCTGCGCCTTGACGTCGGCAAGGTTCTGGGCCGGATTGCGGGCGGGATAAGGATGATCCGTCAGCATGGCCGCGAATTCGGCCTCGCGGAAACGGCCTTCGTCGACCAATAGAAAATTGTCGATCAGCACGCCTTCCTCATCGACCTTGGTCGCCCGCGGCGTCATCGAGCCCGGCGCCTTGCCGCCGATATCGGCATGATGGCCGCGCGAGGCGACGTAAAACAGGATCACCTCTCCGGCATCGTCGAAAACCGGCGTGACGACGGTGATGTCGGGCAGATGCGTGCCGCCATTATAGGGGGCGTTGAGCGCGAAGACGTCACCCGGGCGGATGCGGCCCTCATTGAGGCGGATGATGGTTTCGACCGAACGGTCCATCGAGCCGAGATGCACCGGCATGTGCGGTGCATTGGCGACGAGTGCGCCGGTGCGGTCGAAGACGGCGCAGGAGAAATCGAGCCGCTCCTTGATGTTGACCGAATGCGCGGTGTTCTGCAGCGTCACGCCCATCTGCTCGGCGATCGCCATGAACAGGTTGTTGAAGACTTCGAGCATGACGGGATCGGCGCTGGTGCCGATCGCGGCATGACGGGAAAGCGGGATCTCGCGGGTAAGCACGATATGGTCGTGGCCGGTGAGCCGCGCCTGCCAGCCGGCTTCGACGACGATGGTCTGATGCGCTTCGATAATCAGCGCAGGCCCTTTGAGGACGGCGCCGGGCTTCAGCGCCTCGCGCTTGAAGATGCCGGCCTCCTGCCATGTCCCGCCGGAATAGAAGCGGGTCGTGCGCAGCGCGTCCGGCGCGAAGGCATTTGCCTCTCTATCCGTCTCCTCGATATCGGCGCCGCCGCCGATGCCCTCGACCTCGATGGAGTCGACGACGACAGGCCGGTCTTCGAAGATGAAGCCGAACTGCTTCTTGTGGGCGACGGCAAAGGCCTGCACCATCTCCTCCTGCGGCCCGAAGGCGACGGGCAGGGCAGTGTCGGTGCCCTTATATTGCAGGTGCAACCGGGTGACGATCTCCATATAGGCAGCCTCGACACCCTGCAGCGTCAATTCCTCGCGCACCTCCTCGGCCAACCCGGCTCTGATATCGGCGATCGTGGTCAACGCCGTCGCAAGCTCCGTCAGCATCGCGCGCTGGCGCGTGGCGCGGATATCGGCAAGACCCATGCCATAGGCCGAGAGAATGCCGGAGAAGGGATGGATCAGTACGGTCTTCATGCCGAGGCTGTCGGCAACAAGGCAGGCATGCTGGCCGCCGGCACCGCCAAAGCAGGTGAGCGCATAGCCGGAAACATCATAACCGCGCTGAACCGAGATCTTCTTGATGGCATTGGCCATGTTCTCGACGGCGATCGCAAGGAAGCCGTCGGCGGCATCCTCAGCCGTCCGCCCACCACCGATCACCTGCGCCATCTCGGCAAAGGCGGCGCGCACCGCCTCGGCATCGAGCGGCTGGTCCTGCCCCGGCCCGAAGATTTCAGGGAAGAATTCCGGCAGCAGCTTGCCGGTCATGATGTTGGCGTCGGTGACGGTGAGCGGGCCGCCGCGGCGATAGGATTTCGGGCCGGGTGTGGCGCCGGCCGATTCAGGGCCGACGCGGAAGCGCGAACCGTCATAGCTCAGGATAGAACCGCCGCCGGCGGCGACGGTATGGATCTTCATCATCGGCGCGCGCATCCGCACACCGGCGACTTCGGTCTCGAAGGCGCGCTCCAGGTCGCCGTCGTAATGCGACACATCCGTCGAGGTGCCGCCCATATCGAAGCCGATCATCCTGTCGAAACCGGCAATGCGTGAGACCTCGACCGCGCCGACCACGCCGCCCGCGGGCCCCGAGAGGATCGCATCCTTGCCCTGGAAGAGATGCGCGTCGGTCAGCCCGCCGGAGGACTGCATGAACATCAGCTTCGGGCCTTCGCCTTCGCCGGTGCCGAGTTCGGCCGCGACCTGATCGACATAGCGGCGGAGAACCGGCGACAGATAGGCATCGACGACGGCAGTGTCGCCGCGGCCGACGAGTTTGATCAGCGGTGAAACCACATGTGACGGCGATATCTGCGTGAAGCCGATCGCGCGCGCGATGGCGGCCGCCTGCTGCTCGTGCAGGGGATAGCGATAGGCATGCATGAAGACGATGGCGACGGCGCGCAGCCCCTCCGCATAGGCGGCTTCGAGCGCCTGCCGCAGGCTATCCTCGTCGAGGGCGCGCTCCACCGTGCCGTCCGCCAGCACACGCTCGTCGGCCTCGACGACATCGGCATAGAGCAACTCCGGCTTGACGATCTTCTTGGCGAAGATATCGGCGCGGGCCTGGTAGCCGATCTCCAGCGCGTCGCGGAAACCCTTCGTCGTTACCAAGAGGGTCGGGTCGCCCTTGCGTTCCAGCAGAGCATTGGTGGCGACCGTCGTTCCCATCTTCACCGCGCCGATCAGGCCGGAAGGGATCGGCTGGCCCGGGACCACGCCGAGCAATTCTCGGATGCCGTGAACGGCCGGATCGCGATAGGCCTCCGGATTTTCCGAGAGCAGCTTGTGGGCGATCAGCGAACCGTCGGGACGGCGTGCGACGATATCGGTGAAAGTGCCGCCGCGATCGACCCAGAAATCCCACTGTCTGCCCATCGTCCGACCTCCTGTTGAATTGGAATTTATTGACGATTTATCGATAAAATGTCAACGTTTCTGCTCTTGCATCGTGGAGGGTGACATGGCGGATGGGCGTGGACAACAGGGTATCGGACCGATCGTCTCCTCAGCCCATCTGGCCGATGGCGCGCTTCCGGCGCTTTCCGAGCTGGAATTCGGCCTTATCCTCGCCGGCAATGCCTTCGATCGCTGGATGGTGCGCTGCATGACGGCGGCCGGCGAGCCCGGCTGTGCTGCGATCGACGTGCTGGTGCTGCATTCGGTGGCCCACCGGCAGCGGCCGAAGCGGCTCGGCGATCTCTGCAGCGTGCTCGGCGTCGAGGATACGCATCTGGTGATCTACGCGATCAAGAAGCTGGAAAGGCGTGGTCTCGTGACGAGCACACGGGCGGGCAAGGAGAAACTGATCGCCGCCACCGAAAAGGGTGTTGAAATCTGCTTGAAATACCGGGCAGTGCGCGAAGCGCTGCTGGTGGAGTCTATGAAAGGCCTCGGGCTCGATGCCGCGGCGGCATCGGCGATGGCCGCCATGCTGCGGGCGCTTTCCGGGCACTACGATCAAGCGGCAAGGGCCGCCGCCTCTTTGTGACGGCAGCCCTTGACGGGGGCAGGGAGAGATCCCCCGAAATTTTCAGGCGGGCTGTTCAGCCGAAGCAGGGCATTGCCGGCAGATTGGCGCGGCTTGCGATCGCTCCGATGATGTTGCCCACCGAGGTCGAGCGCGGTTCGCGTTTACCGGCGGCCGTTTCCAGGAGTTGCTTGAAATCTTCAAGCTTCACGCCGTCGGCGCGCAACACCATGGCGATCAGGGGGTCGCGAAGGGCTTCGGATATCGTCAGGTCGTCTCTGGTCTTTCTCATGGCTTGTCCTCCTTTCGTGGGCGGTCGCCCGTGTTCCACTGTGCGCTGCCGTGTTCTCGACATTGACTTTCGCGTTTCGTGGTGTTACCGGTAAGTAACAATGCATTTGTTACCGATCGGTCACATTGATGTCAAGGACTACGTCCGCAAAAAAATCCGAAACTTCGAATGAAATCTCCGCAGCCGTTTCAGAGGATCGAATCCCGCCGCGGGAACGTATCGTCTCAACGGCATCGGAGCTTTTCCGCGAGCGCGGCATCCGCGGCATCGGCGTCGATGCCATTGCCGACGCGGCGCTGACCAACAAGATGACGCTCTACCGGCATTTCGGCTCGAAGGACGAACTCGTCTGCGAGACGCTGCGCCGCGCCTCCGAAAAGGCGGGTGCCATCTGGCGCGATCTGGAGACGGCCTATCCCGGCAATCCGCGCGCCCAGCTCTACGCATGGGTGGAAATGCGGGCGCAATGTCTGAACGGCGAGCCCGCCGGCTGCGATCTCGCCAATGCCGCCATCGAGCTGAAGGGCGAGGGCCATCCGGCCCATGAAATGATCGAGCGGCACAAGGCCGAACAGCGTGATCGCCTTGCCGCGCTCTGTTCGGCGGCCGATGCGCGCGAGCCGGAGCTTCTCGCCGATACGCTGACGCTGCTGCTCGAAGGTGCGCGTGTCAGCCGCCAGGCCATGGGCGCTGCCAGCTGCTGCGGTCATTTCGCCAAGGCCTGCAACGCGGCGATCGCTTCTTTCGCCTGAACCGGTCCTTTCGGGAACCTTACCGCTTCCACGCCGTTTTTCCATCACCGGAGGACAAGTGGAGACCGGGAGATGAACTACGTCTATCTCAAGCGCCTATATGCCAAACGCGCCGAGCTCGAAGCCAAGCTGGAGCTTCACGATGCGCGCTATTGTTTCGGCGAGGAAGAGGTTGATGACGGCACCGACAGCGATCTGCGCCAGCGGCTGAGCGAAATTTCCGACGAAATCGACGCACTGGAAGCAGGCCGGACCGCGAGAGCATGATCTAAGTCCTGAGGATTTCCATCGTCCGCTCGTCGAATTTCCCTTGGTAGAAATGCTCGATCACCCGGTGGAAGGGCGAGCCATGGTCGCTGATGGCGGCAAACAGGGTCATCGACGAGCGCAGCTTGAGGTCGTCGGGCGAGCCCAGGATCTCATGCGCGGATCGGCCGTCAACGGACAGGATCGCCTCGACGCAGCGCAACAGCCGGCTGGAGAGAATGGGATCGGCGAGATAGGCGGCGGCTTCCTCGGCGGAACGGATCGCATATTTTTCCGCCATCGGCGAAGTGCCGAGACCTGATATCTGCGGGAAGATGAACCACATCCAGTGGGAGGTCTTGCGCCCGGCTTTCAGTTCCGAAAGCGCCTTTTCGTAGACGCCGTTCTGGGCGCCGACGAAGCGGTCGAGATTGTAGTCGATATCACCGGCCATGGTCCCTCCCTTTCCTGCACTATGCAGCCTGGGCCAAGGTCTCCATGCCCGGCGAGCGGTTCTATCCGGACGCGCCCTCAGCAGACCCTTTCGGCATAAGGGCTGCTCTCACGGCAATGGCCGTAAGGCTGATGATGCGGCGCGCTGTCACCGGCGGGGGCGGCAATGGCCGAGGTCGTCACCGGGTCCGTCTCGGTGGAAGAATATGCGGCGAAACCGACAAAGCTCAAGAGAGCCAGCGCCGCGACCACGACAATGCGCTCGAAGCCCGAAAGTTTCTGGGCGCTGACATGCTCCACATAATCGCGCTCGCCCAAGCCGGCGGTTTCATCCTCCTTCACATGAAGGGTCACCATATCCTGGCGACGGGTCAAAGTTTCACAATCTGTCATCTCAATAACTCCTGCAACACATGCGACGCCGGCCTCTCAAGAATAAACTCTCAACCCTCATGGCGGACCGACTCCCGCATGCGTGCAGCATGTGTGTCTTTAATCGCGGCAATTGAAGGGGCAATTTGCAAACTCAGTGTTCAAAAAATCGTCCTAATGAATGCAAAATATCGTGATGCTCTGGCTCGCCGGAATGATCCGGGGTAGTCCAGAGGATCATCTTTCTGTGGATCGTCCTATGAGCAAATCCTTCGGCGCGATGTCGGTCGCCCAGCTTTCCGTCCTCATTCAAGGTGGCGCGGCCGATCCGGTCGACGTGGCCGAGGCGGTCTTCGGAACCATCGCTGATTATGCCGACAAGGCGGTCTTCACCACGCTGCTGGAAAGCCGCGCGATGGAGGAGGCGCGGGCCTCCTCGAAGCGTTTGCGCCAAGGCCGATCGCTCGGATTGCTGGACGGCATTCCGATCGCCTGGAAGGATCTTTTCGATGTCGAAGGCCTGGCGACGACGGCGGGTTCCGTCGTGCTTGCCACCGATGCGCCGGCCAGGCGCGATGCGGCCGTCGTCGGTCTCCTCCGGCAGGCGGGCATGGTCGCTATCGGCCGCACCAATATGAGCGAATTCGCCTTTTCCGGCCTCGGCATCAATCCGCATTACGGCACGCCGGTCAATCCGCGCAGCACGGATCTGCCGCGCATTCCCGGCGGTTCGTCCTCCGGCGCCGGTGTCGCCGTCGCCGCCGGTCTGGTGCCGGTCGCGATGGGCACGGATACTGGCGGCTCGGTGCGCATTCCCGCCGCCTTCAACGGCATTGTCGGCTACAAGGCGACCCGCGGCCGTCATGCGATGGAAGGCGTCTATCCGCTGGCCAAGAGCCTGGATTCGCTGGGGCCGCTCTGCCGCAGCGTCCGGGATGCGGTGTGGATCGATGCGGCGATGCGCGGCCGCACGGCGCCTGATGTCGTCGAGCCTCCGCTGCAGGGGCTGGAATTGCTCGTGCCTGACAATATCGTCTTCGACGGAGCCGAGCCTGACGTGATCGCTGCGTTCGAGGCCGCTTTGGAACGTCTTCAAAGGGCCGGCGCCCATGTTGCCCGTAGGGTCATTCCCGCCTTCGACGAGATTTTCGATCTGATGACGAGATACGGCCCGCTGGTCACAGCGGAGGCTTTCGCATTGCATCGGGAGCGGCTCGCGGGACCGGATGCGGACAGGATGGACCACCGCGTCGTCATGCGCACACGCTTGGGAAGCAGGACGAGTCTGGCCGATTACCTGGCGGTCCTTGCGGCGCGCGGCCGCCTGATCGCCGATGTCGAGCGCCTTGCCGGCGACCGGCTCATCGCTTTTCCGACGGTCGCCCATGTCGCTCCACCGATCGGACCGCTGGAACAGGATGACGAGCTGTTCTTCGCGACAAACAACAAGACGCTGCGCAACACCGCGCTCGGCAATTTCCTCGACTGGTGCGGCGTCTCCATCCCCTGCGGCACGGGTGCTTCAGGCATGCCGGTCGGTCTGCTGCTTTCGGCCACCGCCCGTCGCGACGAGGCGCTGCTCGGGGTCGCACTCGCCGCCGAGCCGGTCGTTCGTGGCGATTTCGCCTAATTGGCAATTGAACCGCCGGGCTTTTATTGCGATTGATGGCAGGAGGAAATCCTGGAGGAAAGCACGTGCAGATCTTGCAAAACGGACGCTTCGCGGTTTCGACATGGTCGCTGCATCGGCTGCTCGGCGCCGTTTATGACTATAGCCCCGATCCTGATAAAAGTGCTGCGCCCAGGCAACCCTATGGCCCGGGGGCCGCGGCACTGATCGACATGCCGGCGGCGCTGGCGGCGCGCGGCCTCAACCGGCTGGAGATCTGCTCCTTTCATCTGCCGAGCCTCGATTCCGGCTATCTAAGCGAATTGCGCGATGCGATGACGGCGTCAAACGTGCTGTTCCAGACGTTGCTCGTCGAGGACGGCGATCCGAGCCATCCCGAGACTGGAGAACGCGATGTCAGATGGATGGCGCCGTGGATCGATATCGCCGCTTCCCTTGGGGCGCAGAGGATGCGCGTCATCGCCGGCAAGCAGAAGCCGGTCGAGGAAAACCTGAGCCGTGCTGCCCGTCATCTGAACTGGCTGGCCGAAAGAGCCGAAGGCAGCGGCGTGCGCATCGTCGTCGAAAACTGGTTCGACCTGCTGCCGTCGCCCGTCGAGATGAACTGGCTGCTGGATCGGCTGGACGGCAAGGTCGGCCTCAACGGCGACCTCGGCAATTGGGCGGCACCCGCAAAATATGAAGGTCTGGCCGACATCATGCGCCGGGCGGAAATCTGCCATGCCAAGGCCGATTACACCGTTGCCGGCCTCGATGCCGACGACTACCGCACATGCCTGGAGATGTGCGAGCGGGCCGGCTATGCCGGACCCTTCACGCTGATCTACGACTCGCCCTTCTTCCCCGACGAATGGGACGGCATCCTGCTGCAAAAGCAGTTCATCGAGGATTTCCTGCGCGAGTCGCCGGCGCGCAGGACGGCTTGATCCAAACGGATTTCGCGCTCATTCCTGCCGCGGGAACCTCTGGCTTTCCTCGAGCACGTTCAGGTCCATATGGTTGCGCATATAGCGCTCCGATGCCTTCTGCAGCGGCTGATAGTCCCAGGGATAATAGGCGCCGTTGCGCAGCGCGGCGTAGACCACCCAGCGGCGCGCCTGGCTTTCGCGCACGGCTGCGTCGAAATCGGCAAGGTTCCAGCGCCGGCCGGCCTGGTCGGCAAGTCTTGCCAGAGTGTCGGCATGCGCCGGCTTCCCGGCCAGATTGTCGAGCTCCTGCGGATCGGCTTCGAGATCGAACAGCATCGGTGGATCCTTCTCGCAGAGCGAAAGCTTGTAGCGCCCGTCCCTGAGGCAGACGAGCGGCGCTTCGGAACCTTCGGCGGCATATTCCATCGGCACGGGGCCGCGGCTGCCGGTGCCTTCGGCAAGGCCTGCGAGATCTTCGCCTTCGGTCCATGGTTTCAACGAGGTGATGTCGATCCCGGCAAGAGCCGCCAGCGTCGGCGTCACGTCGAGCGTGGAGACCGGCTGATCGATACGCCCGGGCTTCCAGCCGGGGGCCGCGATCATCAGCGGAACGCGCGCCGATCCTTCGAAGAAGTTCATCTTGAACCAGAGGCCGCGATCGCCGAGCATGTCGCCATGATCGGAAACGAAGAGGATGATGGTGTTGTCGGCCATGCGGGTCCGTTCCAGCACGCCGAGAATCTCGCCGATCTTGTCGTCGACATAGGAGATATTGGCGAAGTAGCCCCGCCTTGCCCGCCGGATCTCTTCCGGGCTGATGTCGAAAGCATCGTGGTCGCAGGCTTTCATCAGCCGCTGCGAATGCGGATCCTGCCGCTCGAAGGCGATCGGCGCCACCGCCGGGTCGAGGGCCGGGCAATCCTCATAGAGGTCCCAGAATTTGCGGCGCGCGACATAGGGGTCGTGCGGATGGGTGAAGCTGACGGTCAGGCACCAGGGGCGTTCGTCATGGCCCCGCGACAGATCGAACAGTTTGCGGGTGGCGTGGTAGGCGACTTCGTCGTCATATTCCATCTGGTTGGTGATCTCGGCAACGCCGGCGCCGGTCACCGAGCCGAGATTGTGATACCACCAGTCGATGCGCTCGCCGGGCTTGGTATAGTCGGGCGTCCAGCCGAAATCGGCCGGATAGATATCCGTCGTCAGCCGCTCCTCGAAACCATGCAACTGGTCGGGGCCGACGAAATGCATCTTGCCCGATAGCGCCGTCTGATATCCGCTGGCGCGCAGATGATGCGCATAGGTCGGGATGTCGGAGGCAAATTCGGCGGCATTGTCGTAGACGCGCGTCCGGCTCGGCAATTGCCCGGACATGAAGGAGGCCCGCGCCGGTGCGCAGAGCGGGCTTGCCGTATAGGTGTTGGCGAAGCGCACGGAACGCTCCGCCAATGATAACAGATGCGGCGCATGCAGAAAATCGGCAGGCCCATCGGGAAAGAGGGTCCCGTTCAACTGATCGACCATCAGGATGAGAATATTCGGGCGCGTCATGTCGTTCCTCTATGATATTTGCAGATTTTATTGAAACGCCTATCATCGTTCCTGTAAAGCTGGCTTTTTTCGATATCTCATCAAAGGAATTTTTATGCCAGAGCACCCGCTTGAGCTTGGATGGATGCGCATCTTCGTCGAGGTCGCCAGACTCGGGAGCTTTTCGTCGGCAGCGGTGGTGCTCGGGCTTACCCAGCCGGCCGTCAGCTATCAGATCCGCCGGCTGGAGGAGCAGTTCGGCGTCAGCCTGCTGCGCCGCCAGCATCGCGGCGTGACGCTGACTGCTGAAGGCGAGCGGCTTCTCGACGTCGCCGCCAAGGCGGTCGGCGACATCGATGCGCTCGCCCGCAGTTTCCGCGCCGAAGCGCAAAGACCGGTCGTCAGGTTGAGAACCGACTATGCCTTTTCATCGCTCTGGCTGATCCCGCGCATGGACGGCTTTCGTCTTCTTCACCCGGAAACGGACATCCAGATCGTCGCGACGCAGCGATTTTCAGCCGGCTTTCGCGACGAGGCGGATGTCGCGGTCGTTTTCGGCACGCGGGCGGAATTCGGCGCCATCGGCACGCTTCTGCTGCCGGAAGAGGTCGTGCCGGTCTGCACGCAGGGATTTCTCGACCGCAACGGTCCGTTCGACGATCCGAGGCAACTTGCCAGGGCAGTGCTGATCCATCTCGACACGCCGATGCCATCACCCTGGTTCGACTGGCGCAGCTATTTGACCGAATTCTCCGTCCTGCGCGACATCAATGCCGGCCGCGGCGATATCAGCTTCAATACCTACTCACTGGTCGTTCAGGCGGCGCTGAGCGGGCAGGGCGTGGCGATCGGCTGGATGGGGCTCGTCGATACGCTGCTCTCCGCCCGCATGCTGGTCGAGGCCGGCCCGCCGCTCGAGGCGCAGGACCGCGGCTACTGGCTGGTGCCGCCGCGGTCTCCAAGCGCTCACAGCGAGAGGCTCATTGCCTGGCTATTGGACGAGGTGAAGCGGAGCAGTTAGCAACGGCTGCATTTCCCGCCGGGGGGAGCCTTGTCATCGGCGACGCCGACCGACATTGTGGGAGCGAATCCCTAGCGAAAGTGACGCAAGCATGCGAACGATCGGATATATCATCGGACTGCTTATGGTCCTCCTCGGGCTGATCTGGATCGGGCAGGGAAGCGGCTATTTTCCCTATCCGGCCTCGAGCTTCATGATCGCCCAAACGATCTGGATGCTGTGGGGTGCTCTTCTGGCCGCAGCCGGCGTTGCCCTCATGATCATCGTCTCGCGGCTGCGCCGGAGAGTGTGAGCCGCCGCTGGGCGCTGACGAATTGAGGAGAATGGCATGGGTGCAACTGACATCGACGGCTTTGCGAACCGGATCAGGGGCAGCCGGGCCGGCATGATCTCCGCCTGGGTCGGCATTCCCGACGCGCTGCTCGTCAACCATCTGGCGCAGGAGGCCTTCGATGCCGTCGTGCTGGATATGCAGCACGGCATGTGGGACATGCCGTCGGCGGCCAATGGCATCGCGCAGGTGCGTCTGGCCGGCAAGCCGGCCCTGGCGCGCATCCCGGTCGGCGATTTCGCTTCCGCCTCGCGGCTGCTCGATACCGGCGCCTCGGGCATCATCGCGCCGATGATCAATTCGGCCGACGATGCGAGAGCCCTGGTCCGGACGACGAAATATCCGCCCGTC encodes:
- a CDS encoding IclR family transcriptional regulator encodes the protein MELDGKTSPAVYAEDEIHGEEAAGKGARRARVSGIDRALQVIDHLYETGSPAGVYAIAKAVKAPLSTVYVIVDDLVEKNMLTRQADGSIWLGARLYHYGLAYARSLDFMSIATHEMHDLCRQAGETVQVCGRDGDYMLVLAMADGPSHFQVASRVGTRVPLNWTASGRLLVGHLPEEERIELFKRCARSSPTGRAEIDPSTLSEAAAKAFEARLSIQAGESDYAVACIASPICDRDGHCVATISIVLPEQKAFSDENHYTAHVRNSAERIEKLMGWRNR
- a CDS encoding SDR family oxidoreductase: MTNYPTPPFPSQKQPMPGFTAQMDPVPDHGEKTYRGSERLKGKRAIITGGDSGIGRAVAIAYAREGADIVISYLDEDEDADETKRLVEEAGRKAVLVSGDIQDPALCRQIVETAVKELGGIDILVNNAAHQASFKSIDEISDDEWELTFKVNIHAMFYLTKAAVPHMKPGSSIINTASINSDSPNPTLLAYATTKGAIQNFTAGLAQLLAEKGIRANAVAPGPIWTPLIPSTLPEDSVSNFGKQVPMKRPGQPAELATAYVMLADPLSSYVSGTTIAVTGGKPIL
- a CDS encoding hydantoinase B/oxoprolinase family protein: MGRQWDFWVDRGGTFTDIVARRPDGSLIAHKLLSENPEAYRDPAVHGIRELLGVVPGQPIPSGLIGAVKMGTTVATNALLERKGDPTLLVTTKGFRDALEIGYQARADIFAKKIVKPELLYADVVEADERVLADGTVERALDEDSLRQALEAAYAEGLRAVAIVFMHAYRYPLHEQQAAAIARAIGFTQISPSHVVSPLIKLVGRGDTAVVDAYLSPVLRRYVDQVAAELGTGEGEGPKLMFMQSSGGLTDAHLFQGKDAILSGPAGGVVGAVEVSRIAGFDRMIGFDMGGTSTDVSHYDGDLERAFETEVAGVRMRAPMMKIHTVAAGGGSILSYDGSRFRVGPESAGATPGPKSYRRGGPLTVTDANIMTGKLLPEFFPEIFGPGQDQPLDAEAVRAAFAEMAQVIGGGRTAEDAADGFLAIAVENMANAIKKISVQRGYDVSGYALTCFGGAGGQHACLVADSLGMKTVLIHPFSGILSAYGMGLADIRATRQRAMLTELATALTTIADIRAGLAEEVREELTLQGVEAAYMEIVTRLHLQYKGTDTALPVAFGPQEEMVQAFAVAHKKQFGFIFEDRPVVVDSIEVEGIGGGADIEETDREANAFAPDALRTTRFYSGGTWQEAGIFKREALKPGAVLKGPALIIEAHQTIVVEAGWQARLTGHDHIVLTREIPLSRHAAIGTSADPVMLEVFNNLFMAIAEQMGVTLQNTAHSVNIKERLDFSCAVFDRTGALVANAPHMPVHLGSMDRSVETIIRLNEGRIRPGDVFALNAPYNGGTHLPDITVVTPVFDDAGEVILFYVASRGHHADIGGKAPGSMTPRATKVDEEGVLIDNFLLVDEGRFREAEFAAMLTDHPYPARNPAQNLADVKAQIAANEKGVWELRKMVAHFGLDVVEAYMGHVQDNAEESVRRVIARLSDSEFTYPTDQGAVIKVKITVDRQAREATVDFTGTSAQQPTNFNAPEPVTRAAVLYVFRVMVEQPIPMNAGCLRPIRIIVPEGSMLRPAYPAAVVAGNVETSQHVTNALFGALGTLAAAQGSMNNLTFGNAAYQYYETICAGGPAGLLNDGTGFGGADGVHAHMTNSRLTDPEVLEFRFPVVLEDFHIRRGSGGKGQYSSGGGTERTIRFLEMMDCSILSSHRTIRPFGLFGGEDGQLGKTEIRRADGKVERLEGCDQTMLAAGDAVIVTTPTGGGYGRPN
- a CDS encoding winged helix DNA-binding protein, with the protein product MADGRGQQGIGPIVSSAHLADGALPALSELEFGLILAGNAFDRWMVRCMTAAGEPGCAAIDVLVLHSVAHRQRPKRLGDLCSVLGVEDTHLVIYAIKKLERRGLVTSTRAGKEKLIAATEKGVEICLKYRAVREALLVESMKGLGLDAAAASAMAAMLRALSGHYDQAARAAASL